The following are encoded together in the Fundulus heteroclitus isolate FHET01 chromosome 19, MU-UCD_Fhet_4.1, whole genome shotgun sequence genome:
- the ppp2r5ca gene encoding serine/threonine-protein phosphatase 2A 56 kDa regulatory subunit gamma isoform isoform X3, translated as MLTCNKPGDRMVVDAPSSNGPFQPVALMHFRDVAPAEQEKLFIQKLRQCCVLFDFLSDPLSDLKWKEVKRAALSEMVEYITHNRNVITEPIYPEVVHMFAVNMFRTLPPSSNPTGAEFDPEEDEPTLEAAWPHLQLVYEFFLRFLESPDFQPNIAKKYIDQKFVMQLLELFDSEDPRERDFLKTTLHRIYGKFLGLRAYIRKQINNIFYRFIYETEHHNGIAELLEILGSIINGFALPLKEEHKIFLLKVLLPLHKVKSLSVYHPQLAYCVVQFLEKDSTLTEPVVMALLKYWPKTHSPKEVMFLNELEEILDVIEPSEFVKVQEPLFRQLAKCVSSPHFQVAERALYYWNNEYIMSLISDNAAKILPIMFPALYRNSKTHWNKTIHGLIYNALKLFMEMNQKLFDDCTQQFRAEKNKEKAKSKEREEAWIKIENLAKSNPQFCLYLDSFDLGSPVAMETDVPLIEDVQRLKKTVEESATQLQGEQRKERPMVRRKSELPQDIYTTKALETHRRAEEMLTTQDGL; from the exons ATGTGGCCCCTGCAGAGCAGGAGAAGCTCTTCATCCAGAAGCTGCGGCAGTGCTGCGTTCTCTTCGACTTCCTTTCCGACCCCCTGAGTGACCTGAAATGGAAGGAGGTGAAGCGGGCCGCCCTGAGCGAGATGGTCGAGTACATCACCCACAACAGGAACGTCATCACGGAGCCCATCTACCCGGAGGTGGTGCACATG TTTGCTGTGAACATGTTCAGGACTCTGCCTCCGTCGTCCAACCCAACCGGAGCGGAGTTCGATCCCGAGGAGGACGAGCCGACACTCGAGGCTGCCTGGCCCCACCTGCAG CTCGTCTATGAATTTTTTCTTAGGTTTTTAGAATCTCCCGACTTCCAGCCTAACATAGCGAAGAAATACATTGACCAGAAATTTGTAATGCAG CTCCTAGAACTGTTTGACAGTGAAGACCCCAGAGAGAGAGACTTCCTGAAGACCACGCTACACAGGATCTACGGAAAGTTTCTGGGCTTGCGGGCGTAcatcagaaaacagataaataacattttctataG GTTCATCTATGAGACTGAGCACCATAACGGGATAGCCGAGCTGCTGGAAATACTTGGAAG caTAATCAATGGATTTGCCTTACCACTGAAGGAGGAGCACAAGATTTTCCTGTTGAAGGTTTTATTGCCTCTGCACAAAGTCAAATCACTCAGTGTCTACCATCCACAG CTGGCCTACTGTGTGGTGCAGTTTTTGGAAAAGGACAGCACACTAACTGAGCCG gtaGTAATGGCTCTACTAAAGTACTGGCCAAAGACTCACAGTCCAAAGGAGGTGATGTTTCTCAACGAGCTGGAGGAAATCTTGGATGTCATCGAGCCCTCGGAGTTCGTTAAAGTGCAGGAGCCCCTCTTTCGGCAGCTGGCCAAGTGTGTATCGAGCCCACACTTCCAG GTGGCGGAGCGGGCCTTGTACTACTGGAACAACGAGTACATCATGAGTCTGATCAGCGACAACGCAGCCAAGATTCTGCCCATCATGTTTCCCGCCCTGTACCGCAACTCAAAGACCCACTGGAACAA GACCATCCACGGCCTCATCTACAACGCTCTGAAGCTGTTCATGGAGATGAATCAGAAGCTGTTCGACGACTGCACGCAGCAGTTCagggcagagaaaaacaa agaaaaggcAAAGTCAAAAGAACGAGAAGAGGCATGGATCAAGATTGAGAACCTTGCCAAGTCAAATCCACAG TTCTGTTTGTATCTCGATTCTTTTGACCTCGGTAGTCCTGTAGCAATGGAGACGGATGTCCCTTTGATAGAAGATGTACAGAGGTTAAAAAAGACAGTTGAGGAGAGCGCAACTCAG CTGCAGGGGGAACAGCGGAAAGAGCGGCCCATGGTGAGACGCAAATCTGAGTTGCCTCAGGATATCTATACCACAAAAGCCTTGGAGACCCACCGCAGAGCTGAAGAAATGTTGACCACCCAGGATGGGCTCTAG
- the ppp2r5ca gene encoding serine/threonine-protein phosphatase 2A 56 kDa regulatory subunit gamma isoform isoform X2, with product MLTCNKPGDRMVVDAPSSNGPFQPVALMHFRDVAPAEQEKLFIQKLRQCCVLFDFLSDPLSDLKWKEVKRAALSEMVEYITHNRNVITEPIYPEVVHMFAVNMFRTLPPSSNPTGAEFDPEEDEPTLEAAWPHLQLVYEFFLRFLESPDFQPNIAKKYIDQKFVMQLLELFDSEDPRERDFLKTTLHRIYGKFLGLRAYIRKQINNIFYRFIYETEHHNGIAELLEILGSIINGFALPLKEEHKIFLLKVLLPLHKVKSLSVYHPQLAYCVVQFLEKDSTLTEPVVMALLKYWPKTHSPKEVMFLNELEEILDVIEPSEFVKVQEPLFRQLAKCVSSPHFQVAERALYYWNNEYIMSLISDNAAKILPIMFPALYRNSKTHWNKTIHGLIYNALKLFMEMNQKLFDDCTQQFRAEKNKEKAKSKEREEAWIKIENLAKSNPQGEQRKERPMVRRKSELPQDIYTTKALETHRRAEEMLTTQDGL from the exons ATGTGGCCCCTGCAGAGCAGGAGAAGCTCTTCATCCAGAAGCTGCGGCAGTGCTGCGTTCTCTTCGACTTCCTTTCCGACCCCCTGAGTGACCTGAAATGGAAGGAGGTGAAGCGGGCCGCCCTGAGCGAGATGGTCGAGTACATCACCCACAACAGGAACGTCATCACGGAGCCCATCTACCCGGAGGTGGTGCACATG TTTGCTGTGAACATGTTCAGGACTCTGCCTCCGTCGTCCAACCCAACCGGAGCGGAGTTCGATCCCGAGGAGGACGAGCCGACACTCGAGGCTGCCTGGCCCCACCTGCAG CTCGTCTATGAATTTTTTCTTAGGTTTTTAGAATCTCCCGACTTCCAGCCTAACATAGCGAAGAAATACATTGACCAGAAATTTGTAATGCAG CTCCTAGAACTGTTTGACAGTGAAGACCCCAGAGAGAGAGACTTCCTGAAGACCACGCTACACAGGATCTACGGAAAGTTTCTGGGCTTGCGGGCGTAcatcagaaaacagataaataacattttctataG GTTCATCTATGAGACTGAGCACCATAACGGGATAGCCGAGCTGCTGGAAATACTTGGAAG caTAATCAATGGATTTGCCTTACCACTGAAGGAGGAGCACAAGATTTTCCTGTTGAAGGTTTTATTGCCTCTGCACAAAGTCAAATCACTCAGTGTCTACCATCCACAG CTGGCCTACTGTGTGGTGCAGTTTTTGGAAAAGGACAGCACACTAACTGAGCCG gtaGTAATGGCTCTACTAAAGTACTGGCCAAAGACTCACAGTCCAAAGGAGGTGATGTTTCTCAACGAGCTGGAGGAAATCTTGGATGTCATCGAGCCCTCGGAGTTCGTTAAAGTGCAGGAGCCCCTCTTTCGGCAGCTGGCCAAGTGTGTATCGAGCCCACACTTCCAG GTGGCGGAGCGGGCCTTGTACTACTGGAACAACGAGTACATCATGAGTCTGATCAGCGACAACGCAGCCAAGATTCTGCCCATCATGTTTCCCGCCCTGTACCGCAACTCAAAGACCCACTGGAACAA GACCATCCACGGCCTCATCTACAACGCTCTGAAGCTGTTCATGGAGATGAATCAGAAGCTGTTCGACGACTGCACGCAGCAGTTCagggcagagaaaaacaa agaaaaggcAAAGTCAAAAGAACGAGAAGAGGCATGGATCAAGATTGAGAACCTTGCCAAGTCAAATCCACAG GGGGAACAGCGGAAAGAGCGGCCCATGGTGAGACGCAAATCTGAGTTGCCTCAGGATATCTATACCACAAAAGCCTTGGAGACCCACCGCAGAGCTGAAGAAATGTTGACCACCCAGGATGGGCTCTAG
- the ppp2r5ca gene encoding serine/threonine-protein phosphatase 2A 56 kDa regulatory subunit gamma isoform isoform X1, whose amino-acid sequence MLTCNKPGDRMVVDAPSSNGPFQPVALMHFRDVAPAEQEKLFIQKLRQCCVLFDFLSDPLSDLKWKEVKRAALSEMVEYITHNRNVITEPIYPEVVHMFAVNMFRTLPPSSNPTGAEFDPEEDEPTLEAAWPHLQLVYEFFLRFLESPDFQPNIAKKYIDQKFVMQLLELFDSEDPRERDFLKTTLHRIYGKFLGLRAYIRKQINNIFYRFIYETEHHNGIAELLEILGSIINGFALPLKEEHKIFLLKVLLPLHKVKSLSVYHPQLAYCVVQFLEKDSTLTEPVVMALLKYWPKTHSPKEVMFLNELEEILDVIEPSEFVKVQEPLFRQLAKCVSSPHFQVAERALYYWNNEYIMSLISDNAAKILPIMFPALYRNSKTHWNKTIHGLIYNALKLFMEMNQKLFDDCTQQFRAEKNKEKAKSKEREEAWIKIENLAKSNPQLQGEQRKERPMVRRKSELPQDIYTTKALETHRRAEEMLTTQDGL is encoded by the exons ATGTGGCCCCTGCAGAGCAGGAGAAGCTCTTCATCCAGAAGCTGCGGCAGTGCTGCGTTCTCTTCGACTTCCTTTCCGACCCCCTGAGTGACCTGAAATGGAAGGAGGTGAAGCGGGCCGCCCTGAGCGAGATGGTCGAGTACATCACCCACAACAGGAACGTCATCACGGAGCCCATCTACCCGGAGGTGGTGCACATG TTTGCTGTGAACATGTTCAGGACTCTGCCTCCGTCGTCCAACCCAACCGGAGCGGAGTTCGATCCCGAGGAGGACGAGCCGACACTCGAGGCTGCCTGGCCCCACCTGCAG CTCGTCTATGAATTTTTTCTTAGGTTTTTAGAATCTCCCGACTTCCAGCCTAACATAGCGAAGAAATACATTGACCAGAAATTTGTAATGCAG CTCCTAGAACTGTTTGACAGTGAAGACCCCAGAGAGAGAGACTTCCTGAAGACCACGCTACACAGGATCTACGGAAAGTTTCTGGGCTTGCGGGCGTAcatcagaaaacagataaataacattttctataG GTTCATCTATGAGACTGAGCACCATAACGGGATAGCCGAGCTGCTGGAAATACTTGGAAG caTAATCAATGGATTTGCCTTACCACTGAAGGAGGAGCACAAGATTTTCCTGTTGAAGGTTTTATTGCCTCTGCACAAAGTCAAATCACTCAGTGTCTACCATCCACAG CTGGCCTACTGTGTGGTGCAGTTTTTGGAAAAGGACAGCACACTAACTGAGCCG gtaGTAATGGCTCTACTAAAGTACTGGCCAAAGACTCACAGTCCAAAGGAGGTGATGTTTCTCAACGAGCTGGAGGAAATCTTGGATGTCATCGAGCCCTCGGAGTTCGTTAAAGTGCAGGAGCCCCTCTTTCGGCAGCTGGCCAAGTGTGTATCGAGCCCACACTTCCAG GTGGCGGAGCGGGCCTTGTACTACTGGAACAACGAGTACATCATGAGTCTGATCAGCGACAACGCAGCCAAGATTCTGCCCATCATGTTTCCCGCCCTGTACCGCAACTCAAAGACCCACTGGAACAA GACCATCCACGGCCTCATCTACAACGCTCTGAAGCTGTTCATGGAGATGAATCAGAAGCTGTTCGACGACTGCACGCAGCAGTTCagggcagagaaaaacaa agaaaaggcAAAGTCAAAAGAACGAGAAGAGGCATGGATCAAGATTGAGAACCTTGCCAAGTCAAATCCACAG CTGCAGGGGGAACAGCGGAAAGAGCGGCCCATGGTGAGACGCAAATCTGAGTTGCCTCAGGATATCTATACCACAAAAGCCTTGGAGACCCACCGCAGAGCTGAAGAAATGTTGACCACCCAGGATGGGCTCTAG